One genomic window of Micromonospora sp. WMMD1128 includes the following:
- a CDS encoding Lrp/AsnC family transcriptional regulator has product MSQETGATAGTAGGTGRSAGPLDEVDRQILRELVADARISIRTLAERVHVSRTNAYARVERLLRDGVLTGFTARVAPEPAGLGTSAYIALTIQQNTWREVSAELARVRYIEHAALLSGEHDVLALVRAPDNATLRDVVLDRVQSIAGVLSTRTWLVFEEFDGTLSPWA; this is encoded by the coding sequence GTGAGCCAGGAGACCGGCGCCACAGCGGGCACGGCGGGCGGGACGGGACGTTCGGCCGGACCGCTCGACGAGGTGGACCGGCAGATCCTGCGGGAACTGGTCGCCGACGCCCGGATCTCGATCCGGACGCTCGCCGAACGGGTGCACGTCTCGCGCACCAACGCGTACGCCCGGGTGGAGCGGTTGCTGCGCGACGGGGTGCTCACCGGTTTCACCGCCCGGGTCGCGCCGGAGCCGGCCGGGCTGGGCACGTCGGCGTACATCGCGCTGACCATCCAGCAGAACACCTGGCGGGAGGTCTCCGCCGAGCTGGCCCGGGTGCGCTACATCGAGCACGCGGCGCTGCTCAGCGGCGAGCACGACGTGCTGGCGCTGGTCCGCGCGCCGGACAACGCGACCCTGCGGGACGTGGTGCTGGACCGGGTGCAGAGCATCGCCGGGGTGCTGTCCACTCGCACCTGGCTGGTGTTCGAGGAGTTCGACGGCACGCTCAGCCCGTGGGCCTGA
- a CDS encoding DNA primase small subunit domain-containing protein: MFCVATAAAEEIRVGERLVRVSSPDKPYFPERGLTKLDVVRYFLSVGDGVLRALRDRPTMLERWPRGVFEGAKVATRQTNRGDAFYQKRLPAGAPDWVRTAHITFPSGRTADEVAPSELAVVIWAANLGTLRFHPWPVSKADVEHPDQLRIDLDSMPGVEFARVVPVAHEVRAFLAELGLVGFPKTTGGRGLHVYVSIEPRWSFGECRRAVLALGREMQRRRPDLVTTTWWREQRDRPVFVDYNQMARDHTMTSAYSIRPTPAALVSAPLDWAELDDARPEDFDVVGMPARFAERGDPHAGLDERRHSLEPLLELADSEGLEPPPER, translated from the coding sequence GTGTTCTGCGTGGCGACCGCGGCGGCCGAGGAGATCCGGGTGGGGGAGCGGCTGGTCCGCGTCTCCAGCCCCGACAAGCCCTACTTCCCGGAGCGCGGGCTGACGAAGCTGGACGTGGTCCGCTACTTCCTCTCCGTCGGCGACGGCGTCCTGCGCGCGCTGCGGGACCGGCCGACGATGCTGGAGCGCTGGCCGCGCGGGGTGTTCGAGGGCGCCAAGGTGGCCACCCGGCAGACCAACCGGGGCGACGCGTTCTACCAGAAGCGGCTGCCGGCGGGCGCGCCCGACTGGGTGCGTACCGCGCACATCACGTTCCCCAGCGGCCGGACCGCCGACGAGGTCGCCCCGAGTGAGCTGGCCGTGGTGATCTGGGCGGCCAACCTGGGCACGCTGCGGTTCCACCCGTGGCCGGTGTCGAAGGCCGACGTCGAGCACCCCGACCAGCTGCGCATCGACCTCGACTCGATGCCGGGGGTGGAGTTCGCCCGGGTGGTGCCGGTGGCGCACGAGGTGCGGGCGTTCCTGGCCGAGCTGGGCCTGGTGGGGTTCCCGAAGACCACCGGCGGCCGGGGCCTGCACGTCTACGTGTCGATCGAGCCACGGTGGAGCTTCGGCGAGTGCCGGCGGGCGGTGCTGGCGCTCGGGCGGGAGATGCAGCGCCGGCGGCCGGACCTGGTCACCACCACGTGGTGGCGGGAACAGCGCGACCGGCCGGTCTTCGTCGACTACAACCAGATGGCCCGCGACCACACCATGACCTCGGCGTACTCGATCCGGCCCACCCCGGCGGCGTTGGTCTCGGCGCCGCTGGACTGGGCCGAGCTGGACGACGCCCGGCCGGAGGACTTCGACGTGGTGGGCATGCCGGCCCGGTTCGCCGAACGCGGCGACCCGCACGCCGGCTTGGACGAGCGGCGCCACTCCCTGGAGCCGCTGCTGGAGCTGGCCGACTCCGAGGGTTTGGAGCCGCCGCCGGAGCGGTAG
- a CDS encoding alpha-ketoacid dehydrogenase subunit beta: MATVTMAKALNAALADAMLDDERVVVFGEDVGQLGGVFRITDGLQARFGDKRCFDTPLAEAGIVGFAVGLAMSGLRPVVEMQFDAFAYPAFEQIASHVAKLRNRTRGALSVPIVIRVPYAGGIGGVEHHCDSSEAYYAHTPGLKVVTPATVDDAYSLLRAAIDDPDPVVFLEPKKLYFASAEADLPARTAPIGAAVVRRPGTDATLVAYGPAVPVALAAAEAAREEGWDLEVVDVRSIVPFDDATVTASVRRTGRCVVIQEAQGFAGVGAEIAARVQERCFHALHAPVLRVSGLDIPYPAPMLEHTHLPSVDRVLDTVARLQWDDQPDPRWVAA; the protein is encoded by the coding sequence ATGGCCACCGTGACCATGGCGAAGGCGCTCAATGCCGCGCTCGCCGACGCGATGCTCGACGACGAGCGGGTGGTCGTCTTCGGCGAGGACGTCGGCCAACTCGGCGGCGTCTTCCGGATCACCGACGGGTTGCAGGCCCGGTTCGGCGACAAGCGCTGCTTCGACACCCCGCTCGCCGAGGCCGGCATCGTCGGCTTCGCGGTCGGCCTGGCCATGTCCGGGCTGCGGCCGGTGGTCGAGATGCAGTTCGACGCGTTCGCCTACCCGGCGTTCGAGCAGATCGCCTCGCACGTGGCGAAGCTGCGCAACCGCACCCGGGGCGCGCTCAGCGTGCCGATCGTCATCCGGGTGCCGTACGCCGGCGGCATCGGCGGCGTGGAGCACCACTGCGACTCCTCCGAGGCGTACTACGCGCACACCCCCGGGCTGAAGGTGGTCACCCCGGCCACCGTCGACGACGCGTACTCGCTGCTGCGGGCCGCGATCGACGACCCGGATCCGGTGGTGTTCCTGGAGCCGAAGAAGCTCTACTTCGCCAGCGCCGAGGCGGACCTGCCGGCGCGCACCGCGCCGATCGGCGCCGCGGTGGTGCGCCGCCCCGGCACCGACGCCACGCTCGTCGCGTACGGCCCGGCCGTGCCGGTGGCGCTGGCCGCGGCGGAGGCGGCCCGCGAGGAGGGCTGGGACCTGGAGGTGGTCGACGTGCGCAGCATCGTGCCGTTCGACGACGCCACCGTGACCGCCTCGGTGCGGCGCACGGGCCGCTGCGTGGTGATCCAGGAGGCGCAGGGCTTCGCCGGTGTCGGCGCCGAGATCGCCGCCCGGGTCCAGGAGCGTTGCTTCCACGCCCTGCACGCTCCGGTGCTGCGGGTGTCCGGGCTGGACATCCCCTACCCCGCGCCGATGCTGGAGCACACCCACCTGCCCTCGGTGGACCGGGTGCTGGACACCGTGGCCCGGTTGCAGTGGGACGACCAGCCCGACCCCCGGTGGGTGGCGGCATGA
- the pdhA gene encoding pyruvate dehydrogenase (acetyl-transferring) E1 component subunit alpha, with protein MTTTPQAVRRASPRTRRPATPAAEDPSAGLLPQSTPVRLLDPDGTPLPPRDDYPEPPVETLREMYRRMVVGRRFDTQATALTKQGRLAVYPSARGQEACQVGGVLALRDTDWVFPTYRESMALTARGLDPVEVLTLLRGDWHCGYDPAATRTAPQCTPLATQCVHAAGLAYGESYQGRDTVALTFIGDGATSEGDFHEGVNFAAVFKAPVVFLVQNNKYAISVPLSRQTAAPSLAYKGVGYGVPSEQVDGNDPVAVLAVLDRAVAHARAGKGPYLIEAHTYRMEPHTNADDQTRYRDADEVEAWRDRDPIARLEAYLRARGVLDDAAVAAVAEEAEAYAATLRRRMDEQPAVDPLSLFDHVYAEPTPQLVEQRELVRAELAAADDRDGDA; from the coding sequence GTGACGACCACACCCCAGGCGGTCCGCAGGGCATCCCCGCGCACCCGCCGGCCGGCCACCCCGGCCGCCGAAGACCCGTCCGCCGGCCTGCTCCCGCAGTCCACGCCGGTCCGGTTGCTCGACCCCGACGGCACCCCGCTGCCGCCCCGCGACGACTACCCCGAACCGCCGGTGGAGACGCTGCGCGAGATGTACCGCCGGATGGTCGTCGGCCGCCGCTTCGACACCCAGGCCACCGCGCTGACCAAGCAGGGCCGGCTCGCCGTCTACCCGTCCGCCCGGGGACAGGAGGCGTGCCAGGTCGGCGGCGTGCTCGCGCTGCGCGACACCGACTGGGTCTTCCCCACCTACCGGGAGTCGATGGCGCTGACCGCCCGCGGCCTGGACCCGGTCGAGGTGCTCACGCTGCTGCGCGGCGACTGGCACTGCGGGTACGACCCGGCCGCCACGCGCACCGCGCCGCAGTGCACGCCGCTCGCCACCCAGTGCGTGCACGCCGCCGGCCTGGCCTACGGCGAGTCGTACCAGGGGCGGGACACCGTGGCGCTCACGTTCATCGGCGACGGCGCCACGAGCGAGGGCGACTTCCACGAGGGCGTCAACTTCGCCGCCGTGTTCAAAGCGCCGGTGGTCTTCCTGGTGCAGAACAACAAGTACGCGATCAGCGTGCCGCTGTCCCGGCAGACCGCCGCGCCGAGCCTGGCCTACAAGGGCGTCGGCTACGGCGTGCCGAGCGAGCAGGTCGACGGCAACGACCCGGTGGCCGTGCTGGCGGTGCTCGACCGGGCGGTCGCGCACGCCCGCGCCGGCAAGGGCCCCTACCTGATCGAGGCACACACCTACCGGATGGAGCCGCACACCAACGCCGACGACCAGACCCGCTACCGCGACGCCGACGAGGTCGAGGCGTGGCGCGACCGCGATCCGATCGCCCGGCTGGAGGCGTACCTGCGGGCCCGGGGCGTGCTCGACGACGCCGCGGTCGCGGCCGTCGCCGAGGAGGCCGAGGCGTACGCCGCGACGTTGCGCCGGCGGATGGACGAACAGCCGGCCGTGGACCCGCTGAGCCTCTTCGACCACGTCTACGCCGAGCCGACGCCGCAGCTCGTCGAGCAGCGCGAACTGGTCCGGGCCGAACTGGCCGCAGCCGACGACAGGGACGGGGACGCCTGA
- a CDS encoding histidine phosphatase family protein — protein MAEMASLWIVRHGESTANVAATAAETSGAELIDLTHRDADVPLSPTGEEQARATGRWLAGLPAERRPDVVVVSPYLRAVRTAELALAGSGLPMSLDERLRDRELGILDGLTGHGVRTRHPEEAQRRAWLGKFYYRPPGGESWTDVALRLRALLGDLRRDHDGGRVLLFGHDALVFLLRYLVEGLTEAELMALTRQQVIANCSVTGWRADDAGRLVPELFNDVAHLHQQGARPTREDDVHAEPV, from the coding sequence ATGGCGGAGATGGCATCGCTCTGGATCGTCCGGCACGGCGAGAGCACCGCGAACGTCGCGGCCACGGCAGCCGAGACGTCCGGCGCCGAGCTGATCGACCTCACCCACCGGGACGCGGACGTGCCGTTGTCGCCCACCGGCGAGGAGCAGGCCCGGGCGACCGGCCGCTGGCTGGCCGGTCTGCCCGCGGAACGCCGGCCGGACGTGGTGGTGGTGTCGCCGTACCTGCGCGCCGTGCGCACCGCCGAGCTGGCGCTGGCCGGCTCCGGCCTGCCGATGAGCCTGGACGAGCGGTTGCGCGACCGGGAGCTGGGCATCCTCGACGGGCTCACCGGGCACGGTGTGCGCACCCGCCACCCGGAGGAGGCGCAGCGGCGGGCCTGGCTCGGCAAGTTCTACTACCGCCCGCCCGGCGGCGAGTCGTGGACCGACGTGGCGCTGCGGCTGCGGGCGCTCCTCGGCGACCTGCGCCGCGACCACGACGGCGGGCGGGTGCTGCTGTTCGGCCACGACGCGCTTGTCTTCCTGCTCCGTTATCTGGTGGAGGGGCTCACCGAGGCGGAGCTGATGGCTCTGACCCGTCAGCAGGTCATCGCCAACTGCTCGGTGACCGGCTGGCGCGCCGACGACGCCGGCCGGCTCGTCCCCGAACTGTTCAACGACGTCGCCCACCTGCACCAGCAGGGGGCGCGGCCCACCAGGGAGGACGACGTCCATGCCGAGCCGGTCTGA